One window of Bacteroides sp. AN502(2024) genomic DNA carries:
- the nagA gene encoding N-acetylglucosamine-6-phosphate deacetylase yields the protein MLTQIINGRILTPQGWLKDGSVLICDGKILEVTNSDLAVIGATVIDARGMTIVPGFVSMHAHGGGGHDYTEATEEAFRMATTAHLKHGATGVFPTLSSTSFERIYQAVDVCEKMMKEKDSHILGLHIEGPYLNPKMAGTQYDGFLKTPDENEYIPLLEHTSCIRRWDISPELPGAHDFAKYTRSKGIMTAVTHTEAEYDDIKAAYAVGFSHAAHFYNAMPGFHKRREYKYEGTVESVYLTDGMTVEVIADGIHLPATILKLVYKLKGVENTCLVTDALAYAAYEGNEPIDPRYIIEDGVCKMADHSSLAGSLATMDVLVRTMVKKANIPLEDAVRMASETPARLIGVSDRKGTLTKGKDADIVILDKELNVRCVWSMGKIVPGTDILLHK from the coding sequence ATGTTGACTCAAATAATAAACGGAAGAATATTGACCCCGCAAGGCTGGTTGAAGGATGGTTCCGTATTGATTTGCGATGGAAAAATATTAGAGGTGACCAACAGTGACTTGGCGGTTATCGGTGCAACAGTTATTGATGCCAGAGGGATGACGATCGTACCGGGATTTGTAAGTATGCATGCACATGGTGGTGGTGGACATGATTATACGGAAGCAACGGAAGAGGCATTCCGTATGGCGACTACTGCACATCTGAAACATGGTGCTACCGGAGTATTTCCTACGCTATCATCTACCTCGTTCGAAAGAATTTATCAGGCGGTCGATGTCTGTGAAAAAATGATGAAAGAGAAGGATTCTCACATTCTAGGTCTGCATATCGAAGGTCCTTACCTGAATCCGAAGATGGCGGGAACACAGTATGACGGTTTTCTGAAAACTCCGGATGAAAATGAATATATTCCTTTATTGGAACATACCTCTTGTATCAGACGTTGGGATATCAGTCCTGAACTGCCCGGTGCGCATGATTTTGCAAAGTACACCCGTTCGAAGGGAATTATGACTGCCGTAACGCATACGGAGGCCGAATATGATGATATCAAGGCTGCGTATGCGGTGGGATTCTCTCATGCTGCCCATTTTTATAATGCGATGCCTGGTTTCCATAAACGTCGTGAATATAAATATGAAGGTACGGTGGAGAGCGTATATTTGACGGATGGAATGACTGTGGAAGTGATTGCAGATGGTATTCATTTGCCTGCCACGATTCTAAAATTGGTTTATAAGTTGAAAGGGGTAGAGAATACATGCCTCGTTACCGATGCTCTGGCTTATGCTGCTTATGAAGGGAATGAGCCGATTGATCCCCGCTATATCATAGAGGATGGCGTATGTAAGATGGCGGATCATTCTTCACTGGCCGGCAGTTTGGCTACGATGGATGTATTGGTACGTACCATGGTGAAGAAAGCGAATATACCTTTGGAAGATGCCGTGCGCATGGCTTCTGAAACTCCTGCCCGTTTAATTGGAGTCAGTGACCGGAAGGGAACGTTGACAAAGGGTAAGGATGCTGATATTGTGATTCTTGATAAGGAGCTGAATGTACGGTGTGTATGGTCGATGGGAAAGATTGTTCCGGGAACTGATATTCTGTTGCATAAATAA
- the nagA gene encoding N-acetylglucosamine-6-phosphate deacetylase yields MLTQIINAHILTPQGWLKDGSVLIRDNKILEVTNCDLAIVGAKLIDAKGMYIVPGGVEIHVHGGGGRDFMEGTEEAFRTAIKAHMQHGTTSIFPTLSSSTIPMIRAAAETTEKMMAEPNSPVLGLHLEGHYFNMAMAGGQIPENIKNPDPEEYIPLLEETHCIKRWDAAPELPGAMQFGKYITAKGVLAAVGHTQAEFEDIQTAYEVGYTHATHFYNAMPGFHKRREYKYEGTVESIYLIDDMTVEVVADGIHVPPTILRLVYKIKGVERTCLITDALACAASDSQVAFDPRVIIEDGVCKLADHSALAGSIATMDRLIRTMVQKAEIPLEDAVRMASETPARIMGVLDRKGTLERGKDADIIALDRDLNVRAVWAMGELVEGTNKLF; encoded by the coding sequence ATGTTAACACAAATCATTAATGCACACATCCTCACCCCTCAAGGATGGTTGAAGGATGGGTCAGTGCTTATTCGTGACAATAAAATTCTGGAAGTAACCAATTGTGACCTTGCAATTGTCGGAGCCAAATTGATTGATGCCAAAGGTATGTATATTGTTCCGGGCGGTGTAGAAATCCATGTTCATGGTGGCGGTGGAAGAGACTTTATGGAAGGCACCGAAGAGGCTTTCCGGACAGCAATCAAAGCTCATATGCAGCACGGCACTACCAGTATTTTCCCGACTCTTTCTTCTTCTACCATTCCAATGATCCGGGCAGCTGCGGAAACTACTGAAAAAATGATGGCGGAGCCCAATAGCCCTGTACTCGGACTTCATCTGGAAGGACATTACTTCAATATGGCGATGGCTGGCGGACAGATTCCGGAAAATATCAAGAATCCCGATCCCGAAGAATATATCCCGTTGTTGGAAGAGACTCATTGTATCAAACGCTGGGATGCCGCACCGGAACTTCCCGGAGCCATGCAATTTGGTAAATATATCACAGCGAAAGGGGTATTGGCTGCGGTAGGACATACCCAGGCTGAATTTGAGGATATACAGACAGCCTATGAGGTGGGATATACACATGCCACTCATTTTTATAATGCGATGCCGGGATTCCATAAACGTCGTGAATATAAATATGAAGGTACGGTAGAAAGTATTTATCTGATTGATGATATGACAGTGGAAGTGGTGGCAGATGGAATTCATGTGCCTCCAACGATATTGCGTCTTGTTTATAAGATAAAAGGAGTGGAACGCACTTGCCTGATAACGGATGCATTGGCTTGTGCGGCCAGTGATAGCCAGGTGGCTTTTGATCCGCGTGTGATTATCGAGGACGGAGTATGTAAGCTGGCAGACCATTCAGCACTGGCGGGAAGTATTGCTACGATGGACCGCTTGATTCGTACCATGGTGCAAAAAGCGGAAATACCTTTGGAGGATGCCGTGCGGATGGCTTCTGAAACTCCTGCCCGGATCATGGGAGTACTCGATCGCAAAGGAACGCTGGAGCGTGGTAAGGATGCCGATATTATTGCTTTGGACAGAGACCTGAATGTGAGAGCCGTATGGGCGATGGGAGAATTGGTGGAAGGCACCAATAAACTGTTTTAA
- the nspC gene encoding carboxynorspermidine decarboxylase, producing the protein MIDFNQFPSPCYIMEEELLRKNLCLIKSVADRAGVEIILAFKSFAMWRSFPIFREYIDHSTASSVYEARLAWEEFGSKAHTYSPAYTEQDFPEIIRCSSHITFNSMQQFERFYPMVVAEGSGISCGVRVNPEYSEVETELYNPCAPGTRFGITADLLPETLPQGIEGFHCHCHCESSSYELERTLEHLEAKFARWFTQIKWLNLGGGHLMTRKDYDTDHLIGLLQGLKARYPHLRIILEPGSAFTWQTGVLTSEVVDIVESRGIRTAILNVSFTCHMPDCLEMPYQPAVRGAEMGSEGKYRYRLGGNSCLSGDYMGLWSFDHELQIGERIVFEDMIHYTMVKTNMFNGIHHPAIAIWTKEGKAEIYKQFSYEDYRGRMS; encoded by the coding sequence ATGATAGATTTTAATCAGTTCCCTTCTCCTTGTTACATTATGGAGGAGGAGCTTTTAAGAAAGAACCTGTGTTTGATAAAAAGCGTGGCCGACAGGGCGGGAGTGGAGATCATTCTTGCTTTCAAGTCATTCGCTATGTGGCGCTCTTTCCCTATATTCCGTGAATATATCGATCATTCTACGGCAAGTTCGGTGTATGAAGCTCGTTTGGCATGGGAAGAGTTCGGTAGTAAGGCGCACACATATTCTCCTGCTTATACGGAACAGGATTTTCCGGAAATCATACGTTGCAGCAGTCATATCACATTCAACTCTATGCAGCAGTTCGAGCGTTTCTATCCGATGGTGGTTGCAGAGGGAAGCGGTATCTCTTGTGGTGTCCGTGTAAATCCTGAATATTCGGAAGTGGAAACGGAACTTTATAATCCATGTGCACCCGGTACACGTTTTGGGATAACGGCCGATCTGCTGCCTGAAACATTGCCGCAAGGGATTGAAGGCTTTCATTGTCATTGTCACTGTGAATCTTCTTCTTATGAGTTGGAACGTACATTGGAACATCTCGAAGCTAAATTTGCTCGTTGGTTTACACAGATCAAGTGGTTGAATTTGGGGGGTGGACACCTGATGACCCGCAAAGATTATGATACTGATCATTTGATCGGATTGTTACAAGGATTGAAGGCGCGCTATCCTCATTTGCGCATTATTCTGGAGCCCGGTTCTGCCTTTACTTGGCAGACGGGAGTGCTGACTTCCGAAGTCGTGGATATTGTGGAAAGTCGTGGCATCAGGACGGCTATTTTGAATGTCAGTTTCACTTGCCATATGCCTGACTGTCTGGAAATGCCATACCAGCCTGCCGTGCGTGGTGCGGAAATGGGGAGTGAAGGAAAATATAGGTATCGGCTCGGAGGAAATTCCTGTTTGAGCGGTGATTATATGGGGCTTTGGAGTTTCGACCACGAGTTACAAATCGGAGAGCGTATCGTGTTCGAAGATATGATTCATTATACGATGGTCAAGACAAATATGTTTAATGGGATTCATCATCCTGCCATCGCCATCTGGACAAAAGAGGGGAAAGCTGAAATATACAAGCAATTTTCTTATGAAGATTATCGTGGTCGAATGAGTTGA
- a CDS encoding SDR family NAD(P)-dependent oxidoreductase, with amino-acid sequence MADNYIERQREQYEARKAAWQQARKYGQKKSATVRPTTSSSYPPMTSKSDAPKRRVFITGGAEGIGKAIVEAFCLSGNQVAFCDINETAGQATAQATGATFHPVDVSDKDALESCMQRILSEWKDIDIIINNVGISQFSPITETSVEDFDQILSINLRPVFITSRLLAIHRKEHSSPNPYGRIINICSTRYLMSEPGSEGYAASKGGIYSLTHALALSLSEWKITVNSIAPGWIQTHDYDQLRPEDHSQHPSRRVGKPEDIARMCLFLCEENNDFINGENITVDGGMTKKMIYEDI; translated from the coding sequence ATGGCAGATAACTATATAGAAAGACAACGAGAACAATATGAAGCCAGAAAGGCTGCTTGGCAACAAGCACGAAAATATGGTCAGAAGAAATCGGCAACAGTCCGCCCAACAACATCGTCCTCCTATCCTCCAATGACTTCAAAATCAGATGCTCCTAAAAGAAGAGTATTCATAACAGGAGGAGCGGAAGGGATAGGCAAAGCAATAGTAGAAGCCTTTTGCCTGTCCGGCAATCAAGTTGCTTTTTGTGATATCAACGAAACTGCGGGACAAGCAACGGCTCAAGCAACCGGAGCGACATTCCATCCGGTCGATGTCAGCGATAAGGATGCACTTGAAAGTTGCATGCAGCGTATTCTTTCCGAATGGAAGGATATTGACATTATTATCAACAACGTCGGTATCAGTCAATTCTCTCCTATCACCGAAACAAGCGTAGAGGATTTCGACCAAATTCTGTCTATCAATCTACGCCCTGTATTTATCACCTCCCGTCTGCTTGCCATACATCGTAAAGAGCACTCCTCTCCTAACCCTTACGGCCGGATTATCAATATCTGCTCCACACGTTACCTGATGAGTGAACCGGGAAGTGAAGGTTACGCAGCTTCGAAAGGCGGCATCTATTCTTTAACTCATGCACTGGCTTTGTCGCTATCCGAATGGAAGATCACCGTCAACTCGATTGCTCCGGGATGGATACAAACTCATGATTATGACCAACTCCGACCGGAGGATCATTCACAACACCCTTCACGACGGGTAGGTAAACCGGAAGACATTGCCCGTATGTGTTTATTTCTCTGTGAAGAAAACAATGATTTCATTAATGGAGAAAATATCACGGTTGACGGAGGAATGACGAAAAAGATGATTTATGAAGATATCTAA
- a CDS encoding alpha/beta hydrolase family protein: MKRILFTMLLAASLSAEAQTQTYETEFARPLNEVLTDIQNRFGVRLKYDIDTVGKVLPYADFRIRPYSVEESLTNVLAPFDYKFVKQKGNTYKLKAYEYPRRTDADGKKMLAYLNTLYADQQAFELRADSLKKEVRQRLGIDALLAQCVKSKPILSKIRKFDGYTVQNFALETLPGLYVCGSIYAPQSKGKHALIICPNGHFGGGRYREDQQQRMGTLARMGAICVDYDLFGWGESALQVGSAAHRSSAAHTIQAMNGLLILESMLASRKDIDTGRIGTNGGSGGGTHTVLLSVLDDRFTASAPVVSLASHFDGGCPCESGMPIQLSAGGTCNAELAATFAPRPQLIVSDGGDWTASVPMLEFPYLQRIYGFYQAKDKVTNVHLPKEKHDFGPNKRNAVYDFFADVFKLDKRMLDESKVTIEPESAMYSFGEKGALLPAGAIRSFDKVAAYLGKKAVADVKSDAALEKKAREKK; this comes from the coding sequence ATGAAACGAATCCTTTTTACCATGCTTCTTGCCGCATCTCTTTCGGCTGAAGCGCAGACACAAACATACGAGACGGAATTTGCCCGTCCCTTGAATGAAGTACTGACGGATATACAAAACCGTTTCGGAGTCCGTCTGAAATATGATATTGATACGGTAGGAAAAGTGCTGCCTTATGCCGACTTTCGTATTCGTCCTTATTCTGTAGAAGAATCCCTGACAAATGTATTGGCACCTTTCGATTATAAATTTGTCAAACAGAAGGGAAATACATATAAACTGAAAGCGTATGAATATCCACGTCGTACGGATGCAGACGGAAAAAAGATGCTGGCGTATCTGAATACTCTTTACGCAGATCAGCAGGCTTTTGAACTTCGTGCCGATTCTCTGAAAAAAGAGGTTCGTCAGCGTTTAGGTATCGACGCCTTGCTGGCCCAATGCGTTAAATCCAAACCGATTCTTTCGAAGATACGTAAATTTGATGGTTATACAGTGCAGAATTTTGCACTCGAAACACTTCCCGGCCTATATGTTTGCGGTTCTATCTACGCGCCTCAATCAAAAGGAAAACATGCGTTGATAATCTGCCCTAACGGACATTTTGGCGGTGGACGTTATCGGGAAGACCAACAGCAACGTATGGGCACTTTAGCACGTATGGGAGCTATTTGTGTGGATTATGACTTGTTCGGATGGGGAGAGTCGGCTTTACAAGTCGGCAGTGCGGCACATCGTAGTAGTGCGGCGCATACTATTCAGGCAATGAACGGCTTATTGATTCTTGAATCTATGCTTGCTTCCCGTAAGGACATCGATACCGGTCGTATCGGTACGAATGGTGGTTCTGGTGGGGGCACTCATACTGTTTTGTTGAGTGTATTAGATGACCGTTTCACCGCTTCTGCTCCGGTGGTGAGTCTGGCTTCTCACTTTGACGGGGGCTGTCCGTGTGAAAGCGGAATGCCTATTCAACTTTCTGCGGGAGGAACTTGTAATGCGGAACTAGCTGCAACTTTTGCCCCTCGTCCACAACTGATCGTATCGGATGGCGGTGACTGGACGGCCAGTGTTCCTATGCTTGAATTTCCTTATCTGCAACGAATTTATGGATTCTACCAAGCCAAAGACAAAGTAACGAATGTGCATCTTCCCAAAGAGAAACACGACTTTGGACCCAACAAACGGAATGCGGTTTATGATTTCTTCGCCGACGTGTTTAAGTTGGACAAGAGGATGTTGGATGAAAGCAAGGTCACCATTGAACCGGAATCTGCTATGTATAGTTTTGGAGAAAAAGGAGCTTTGCTTCCCGCAGGTGCCATCCGGTCATTTGATAAGGTAGCTGCCTATTTGGGCAAGAAGGCTGTGGCTGATGTAAAATCAGATGCCGCTCTTGAAAAGAAAGCCCGGGAAAAGAAATGA
- a CDS encoding 1,4-beta-mannosyl-N-acetylglucosamine phosphorylase produces the protein MNKIQIPWEDRPVGCTDVMWRYSQNPVIGRYHIPSSNSIFNSAVVPYGDGFAGVFRCDNKAVQMNIFAGFSKDGIHWDINHEPIQFKAGNTEMIESEYKYDPRVTWIEDRYWVTWCNGYHGPTIGIAYTFDFKEFFQCENAFLPFNRNGVLFPQKIDGKYAMLSRPSDNGHTPFGDIYISYSPDMKYWGEHRCVMKVTPFPESAWQCTKIGAGSVPFLTDEGWLLFYHGVITTCNGFRYAMGTAILDKEHPEKVLYRTREYLLGPAAPYELQGDVPNVVFPCAALQDGERVAVYYGAADTVVGMAFGYLKEIIDFTKRTSII, from the coding sequence ATGAATAAAATTCAAATTCCTTGGGAAGATCGTCCTGTCGGATGTACGGACGTTATGTGGCGTTATTCACAGAATCCGGTTATCGGACGTTATCATATTCCTTCATCTAACAGTATATTCAATAGTGCTGTTGTTCCCTACGGAGATGGCTTTGCCGGTGTATTCCGTTGTGACAATAAAGCGGTGCAGATGAATATCTTTGCCGGATTCAGTAAGGACGGTATTCATTGGGATATTAATCACGAGCCTATTCAGTTCAAGGCTGGCAACACGGAAATGATTGAGTCGGAATATAAATATGATCCTCGTGTTACATGGATTGAAGATCGTTATTGGGTGACTTGGTGCAATGGTTATCATGGTCCTACAATTGGTATTGCATACACGTTTGACTTTAAGGAATTTTTCCAATGTGAGAATGCTTTTTTGCCCTTCAACCGTAACGGCGTACTTTTCCCGCAGAAGATAGATGGTAAGTATGCTATGTTGAGCCGCCCCAGTGACAATGGACATACTCCGTTCGGTGATATATACATCAGTTATAGCCCGGATATGAAATATTGGGGCGAACACCGTTGTGTAATGAAAGTGACTCCTTTCCCGGAAAGTGCTTGGCAGTGTACGAAGATCGGGGCAGGGTCAGTACCTTTCCTCACTGACGAAGGCTGGTTGCTGTTCTACCATGGCGTTATTACTACCTGCAACGGTTTCCGTTATGCTATGGGAACCGCTATACTGGATAAAGAGCATCCGGAAAAAGTCCTTTACCGTACACGTGAATACCTGCTCGGTCCGGCTGCTCCTTATGAACTTCAAGGTGATGTCCCCAATGTGGTATTTCCTTGCGCTGCTTTGCAAGATGGTGAACGTGTTGCTGTTTATTACGGTGCGGCAGATACCGTGGTAGGCATGGCTTTCGGATATCTGAAAGAGATTATTGATTTTACGAAACGAACGAGTATCATTTAA